From Melitaea cinxia chromosome 16, ilMelCinx1.1, whole genome shotgun sequence, a single genomic window includes:
- the LOC123661109 gene encoding uncharacterized protein LOC123661109 — MRWFSVVCFVLVLATTIAIPDPKKYKNNSNDKDKKTESLTNDERKFLREVEEKFGVKSKEIASNVKTEEYKNKEEKAGSNKETSPPQQKPPFPAVIAIEIVNDTDSNSKGKRTIDANLGYGYRTNDGYSYTYFGKANQERGKFMIYPYSQEDIPPSPNAHENKYTSSSTSVEIQPSQAYELVPVKDEQTSYEYKKPAVEFKTGYEKNLESPSAGYSSGKAAQTLYTTYNGQEFSGLSGQFPTVMPNYFVNPTQLLNNPHYQNAGLTQDHLRTQSSHLNQNKRIVPVLVLRVPSSYLKNPTAELYPDLPNNYPLSQHLNSVNLQELVNQYFKKNGFSVAPQIMSYESRSVSQTHMRPQQYSNPYAKPLYTQADYSGIQYSGVKPVMARYPMTYSHQKYHVSQPQSLYQYPANQQYEYEYQYVPQTETKMRSYYIQPQYYQSSQSVGTSNEYQYDQSLAQHQPNSDSKLSNIEYSSPQYSSSQETKEASLEYGSQNIPQEADQSDVSHYASSNSDTSNYDVAKENIDYSKQSESVEYNSGSLPEYSSSADYYSTSSGQPSSVSILPSKLIHTEQYQENSGSNEQQKYVYQSQNIEDPSKTFVLSENYPSKDHTIATVLPFSYQSTPKPSQASVQTVSYVTPVPSAKYQSQYRIMVPQTVLKNPNSEKVSYVNSQPMHYLHAGQYSYSNSNSDYKGAGQYVSQISTKPLYPRNYHTHLKRMVKAPSKSETTLKITSRRPNERNEKKKSP; from the coding sequence GTGTGTTTTGTTCTTGTGCTGGCGACAACTATAGCAATACCGGAccctaaaaaatataaaaataattcaaatgatAAGGATAAAAAAACAGAATCATTGACTAATGATGAACGTAAGTTTCTAAGAGAGGTCGAAGAAAAATTTGGTGTGAAATCAAAAGAGATTGCGAGTAATGTTAAAacggaagaatataaaaataaagaagaaaaggCCGGAAGTAACAAAGAAACTTCGCCGCCTCAACAAAAACCTCCTTTTCCAGCAGTAATTGCAATAGAAATTGTAAACGATACAGACTCAAATTCAAAAGGGAAACGAACAATCGATGCTAATCTTGGTTACGGATACAGGACTAATGATGGATATAGCTACACCTACTTTGGGAAGGCAAACCAAGAAAGAGGAAAGTTTATGATATATCCTTACTCGCAGGAAGATATACCACCAAGTCCAAATGCACATGAAAATAAGTACACATCATCTTCTACTAGTGTTGAAATCCAACCCTCACAGGCCTATGAATTGGTTCCTGTAAAGGACGAACAGACGTCATATGAATATAAGAAACCTGCTGTTGAATTCAAAACTGGTTATGAAAAGAATTTAGAATCACCTTCAGCTGGATATTCTAGTGGAAAAGCCGCACAAACCTTGTACACGACTTACAATGGTCAAGAATTCTCCGGTTTAAGCGGACAGTTCCCAACTGTGATGCCTAATTACTTCGTAAATCCTACGCAACTTCTTAACAATCCTCATTATCAAAACGCTGGTTTGACTCAGGATCATTTGCGTACTCAAAGTTCACACTTAAATCAGAACAAAAGAATTGTACCCGTATTAGTTTTAAGGGTACCCAGTTCTTATTTGAAAAATCCAACGGCTGAATTATATCCTGATTTGCCAAATAATTACCCTTTATCACAACATTTAAATAGTGTAAATCTTCAAGAGCTCGTTAAtcaatatttcaagaaaaatgGTTTTTCAGTTGCTCCACAGATAATGTCTTATGAAAGTCGTTCAGTTTCGCAAACCCATATGCGACCACAACAGTACTCAAATCCTTACGCAAAGCCATTGTATACTCAAGCAGATTACTCTGGTATCCAATACTCTGGAGTTAAGCCAGTGATGGCTAGATATCCTATGACTTACTCGCACCAAAAATATCACGTCTCTCAGCCTCAATCGTTATATCAGTATCCAGCAAACCAACAATACGAGTATGAATACCAGTATGTACCACAAACAGAAACAAAAATGCGTAGTTATTATATCCAACCACAATATTACCAAAGTTCACAATCAGTTGGTACGTCTAATGAATATCAGTATGACCAATCACTGGCTCAACATCAACCTAACTCAGACAGTAAATTGTCAAATATTGAATATAGTTCTCCACAGTATTCGAGTAGTCAAGAAACTAAAGAAGCATCGTTAGAGTATGGAAGTCAGAATATTCCACAGGAGGCTGATCAGTCAGATGTATCTCATTATGCATCTTCAAATTCTGATACTTCCAATTATGATGTAGCTAAAGAAAATATCGATTATTCAAAACAAAGTGAGTCGGTTGAGTACAATTCTGGGTCACTTCCTGAGTATAGCTCTTCTGCCGATTATTATTCAACATCATCTGGCCAGCCAAGTTCCGTTTCCATATTACCGTCTAAATTGATCCACACTGAACAATATCAAGAAAATTCAGGGTCAAATGAACAGCAAAAATATGTTTACCAAAGTCAAAATATTGAAGATCCCAGTAAAACTTTTGTGCTTTCCGAAAACTATCCTAGTAAAGATCACACAATTGCTACTGTCTTACCATTTTCATACCAGTCAACACCGAAACCATCACAAGCAAGTGTACAGACAGTAAGTTATGTAACACCTGTGCCATCAGCTAAATATCAATCTCAGTATAGAATCATGGTACCGCaaactgtattaaaaaatcCAAACAGCGAGAAAGTATCTTATGTCAATTCTCAACCAATGCATTATTTACACGCCGGACAATACTCTTATTCTAACTCTAACAGTGATTATAAAGGAGCAGGTCAATATGTATCACAAATTTCAACCAAGCCATTATATCCTAGAAATTACCACACACATCTAAAAAGAATGGTAAAGGCACCAAGTAAGTCTGAAACCACATTGAAAATAACATCTAGGAGACCAAACGAAAgaaacgaaaagaaaaaatcACCTTAA